The following coding sequences lie in one Kamptonema formosum PCC 6407 genomic window:
- a CDS encoding DUF2237 family protein: protein MIDAKNVLGSQLEICCTSPLTGFYRDGLCRTGGQDFGSHVVCAQVTVEFLEFTKSRGNNLSTPVPAFQFPGLKPGDRWCLCVSRWREAMEAGVAPPVILSATHARALESVALKDLEKHAINEEISEN, encoded by the coding sequence ATGATAGATGCTAAAAATGTTCTCGGTTCCCAACTAGAGATTTGCTGCACTTCTCCGCTGACGGGTTTTTACCGCGATGGGCTTTGTCGCACGGGGGGTCAGGATTTTGGGTCGCACGTTGTCTGTGCTCAAGTAACAGTAGAATTTCTGGAGTTTACCAAATCGCGGGGCAATAATCTGAGCACTCCCGTGCCGGCCTTTCAATTTCCGGGTCTTAAACCAGGCGATCGCTGGTGTTTGTGTGTTTCCCGTTGGAGAGAAGCAATGGAAGCTGGTGTTGCTCCCCCGGTTATCCTCTCTGCGACTCATGCTAGAGCTTTGGAGAGTGTTGCTCTCAAGGATTTGGAAAAACACGCCATCAACGAGGAAATCTCAGAGAACTAG
- a CDS encoding YIP1 family protein, with translation MKGKDSTQGLGTTLRNALCLNVNFYEDAADTPRTKRIALTIVILAALSHVLGSAAILLINRATLPILAISLLIDGFAVVAGYYFWTFTISKIAQWLKPNHVSYRELLIPIGFAYAPQVLNFLTLIPLLGRAIELVLSVWSLLTVIVAVRQGLDIRTRWAALICLVGWPVIQVAIGFVQVFGQFLARQF, from the coding sequence GTGAAAGGCAAAGATTCAACACAAGGTTTAGGCACAACTCTTAGGAATGCCTTATGTTTAAATGTCAATTTTTACGAAGATGCTGCCGATACTCCTAGAACTAAGCGGATCGCTTTAACGATTGTAATTTTAGCAGCCCTGTCTCACGTTTTAGGCAGCGCTGCGATCTTATTAATTAATCGGGCAACTCTGCCAATACTGGCGATCTCACTTTTAATTGATGGCTTCGCTGTTGTCGCTGGTTACTACTTTTGGACTTTCACGATCTCAAAAATAGCTCAGTGGCTAAAACCGAATCACGTTAGCTATAGGGAATTGCTGATTCCGATTGGATTTGCCTATGCGCCGCAAGTGCTGAATTTTTTGACGCTGATTCCGCTATTAGGACGAGCAATTGAGTTAGTATTATCTGTATGGAGTTTGCTAACTGTAATTGTGGCAGTCCGCCAAGGTTTAGATATTAGAACTCGCTGGGCAGCGTTGATTTGTTTAGTAGGTTGGCCTGTAATTCAAGTAGCGATTGGATTTGTACAGGTATTTGGACAGTTCCTTGCAAGGCAGTTTTAA
- a CDS encoding urease accessory protein UreF has protein sequence MNYQFSILRLLQLATVPVGAYSYSEGIETLVDFGKINHENSLQKWLEHSLQYGAIRLEAAVMVRAYRATIVGDLEALSYWNAWATAAKETEELRLQSWQMGRSLVRLLQDIHLPLQAKVLPSVQELTEVCGNNCNFAIAFGIAAVKLEIEEGAAVLGYLYSWAANLVNAGVKLIPLGQTVGQQLLLNLDSQINFVAQEVLKLEDDNLNSCSWGLALASMAHENQYTRLFRS, from the coding sequence TTGAATTATCAATTTTCTATTCTTAGATTGTTACAATTAGCTACTGTTCCCGTCGGGGCTTATAGTTATTCAGAGGGAATTGAAACTCTGGTTGATTTTGGTAAAATTAATCATGAGAACAGCTTACAAAAATGGTTAGAACATTCGTTGCAATACGGAGCGATACGTTTAGAAGCAGCAGTGATGGTACGCGCTTACAGAGCAACTATTGTAGGGGATTTAGAAGCATTGAGCTATTGGAATGCTTGGGCAACTGCGGCTAAGGAAACAGAAGAATTGCGCTTACAAAGTTGGCAAATGGGGCGATCTCTGGTACGTTTATTACAGGATATCCATTTACCTTTACAGGCAAAGGTACTCCCATCTGTGCAAGAATTAACTGAGGTTTGTGGAAATAATTGCAATTTTGCGATCGCATTTGGTATTGCAGCAGTAAAATTGGAAATAGAAGAAGGAGCGGCTGTACTTGGGTATTTGTACAGTTGGGCGGCAAATTTAGTAAATGCAGGAGTAAAACTCATTCCCCTTGGTCAAACTGTTGGTCAACAATTGCTATTAAACTTGGATTCCCAGATTAATTTTGTCGCCCAAGAAGTTTTAAAATTAGAAGATGATAACCTTAATAGCTGTAGTTGGGGATTGGCATTGGCAAGTATGGCTCACGAAAATCAGTACACTCGTTTGTTTCGTAGTTAA
- a CDS encoding ATP-dependent Clp protease ATP-binding subunit, whose protein sequence is MFESFTEQAVKVIMLAQEEARRLGHNFVGTEQILLGLIGEGTGIAAKVLTEMGLNIKDVRIEIQKIIGRGSGFVPSEIPFTPRVKRIFESSLNEARKLGHNYIGTEHILLGLIADDEGVAAKVLEQLGIERAQVRTQVIRAAGETVAVGGGRDRNTKTPTLEEFGTNLTKLATEGKLDPVVGREKEIERVIQILGRRTKNNPVLVGEPGVGKTAIAEGIAQRIANNSVHEILEGKQVISLDMGAMIAGTKFRGEFEERLKTIMQEIFNAGNIILFIDEIHTLIGAGAVQGSMDAANILKPALARGQLQCVGATTLDEYRKHIERDAALERRFQPVKIGEPSVEETLEILHGLRSAYEKHHKLTISDAALEAAATLSDRYINDRFLPDKAIDLIDEAGSRVRVMNSQQSPEVKELKRQLPQVTKDKETAVRDQDFELAGKLRDRELELQGQIKAASSIKPEVTTLPIVTEEDIAHIVASWTGVPVSKLTESESELLMHMEDTLHQRLIGQEEAVSAVSRAIRRARVGLKNPNRPIASFIFSGPTGVGKTELTKALAAYFFGSEEAMIRLDMSEFMERHTVSKLIGSPPGFVGYDEGGQLTEAVRRKPYTVVLFDEIEKAHPDVFNILLQILEDGRLTDAKGRTVDFKNTLLIMTSNIGSKVIEKGGGGIGFEFAENQADAQYTRIRSLVNEELKQHFRPEFLNRLDEIIVFRQLNKEEVKQIADIMLRQLFSRLTEQGMTLQVTERFKDHLVKEGYNPSYGARPLRRAIMRLLEDVLAEEMLSGRLKEGDSAIVDVDDNGEVKVLPTDPSPPKLELALSH, encoded by the coding sequence ATGTTTGAAAGCTTTACAGAACAAGCCGTTAAGGTGATCATGCTCGCTCAGGAAGAAGCTCGCCGCCTCGGTCATAACTTCGTAGGTACTGAGCAAATCCTCCTGGGACTAATCGGCGAAGGTACTGGTATCGCCGCCAAAGTCCTCACGGAAATGGGCCTCAACATTAAAGACGTGCGGATAGAAATTCAAAAAATCATTGGCAGAGGTTCCGGCTTTGTCCCATCGGAAATTCCGTTTACACCTCGCGTCAAGCGCATTTTCGAGTCATCCCTGAACGAAGCTCGTAAACTGGGACACAACTATATCGGCACCGAGCACATCTTGCTGGGACTGATCGCAGACGATGAAGGCGTGGCGGCGAAAGTTCTAGAACAACTGGGTATCGAACGCGCTCAAGTCCGCACCCAAGTAATTCGGGCAGCAGGAGAAACTGTAGCGGTGGGTGGTGGTCGCGATCGCAATACCAAAACCCCAACCTTAGAAGAGTTCGGCACTAACCTGACCAAACTAGCAACCGAAGGCAAACTCGACCCCGTAGTGGGACGGGAGAAAGAAATCGAACGAGTGATCCAAATTCTGGGTCGCCGCACGAAAAACAATCCCGTATTAGTAGGCGAACCCGGAGTCGGCAAAACTGCGATCGCTGAAGGTATCGCCCAACGCATCGCCAACAACAGCGTTCACGAAATCCTAGAAGGCAAACAAGTCATCAGCCTAGACATGGGAGCCATGATTGCAGGTACCAAGTTTCGGGGCGAATTTGAAGAACGCCTCAAAACCATCATGCAAGAAATCTTCAACGCTGGTAACATCATCCTGTTTATCGACGAGATCCACACCTTAATCGGAGCCGGAGCCGTACAGGGGAGCATGGATGCCGCCAACATCCTCAAACCAGCCCTCGCTAGAGGTCAATTGCAGTGCGTCGGCGCAACCACCCTCGATGAATATCGCAAACACATCGAACGGGACGCAGCCTTAGAACGCCGCTTCCAGCCTGTGAAAATAGGGGAACCCAGCGTTGAAGAAACCCTAGAAATTCTGCACGGCTTGCGGTCAGCCTACGAGAAACACCACAAACTGACAATTTCCGACGCAGCTTTGGAAGCAGCGGCTACCCTGAGCGATCGCTACATCAACGATCGCTTCCTACCAGACAAAGCCATTGACCTCATCGACGAAGCAGGTTCCCGCGTTCGCGTCATGAACTCACAGCAATCGCCAGAAGTCAAAGAACTCAAGCGACAACTGCCACAAGTGACCAAAGACAAAGAAACCGCCGTCCGCGATCAAGACTTTGAACTAGCTGGAAAATTGCGCGATCGCGAACTCGAACTCCAAGGCCAAATCAAAGCCGCCTCCAGCATAAAACCAGAAGTCACAACTCTGCCGATCGTCACCGAAGAAGATATCGCCCACATCGTCGCATCTTGGACAGGCGTACCCGTCAGCAAACTCACAGAATCCGAATCTGAATTGCTGATGCACATGGAAGACACCCTCCATCAGCGCCTCATCGGTCAAGAAGAAGCCGTTAGCGCCGTTTCTCGCGCCATTCGTCGCGCCCGCGTCGGCTTGAAAAACCCCAATCGACCGATCGCCAGCTTCATCTTCTCCGGCCCCACTGGTGTTGGCAAAACCGAACTTACTAAAGCCTTAGCCGCCTACTTCTTCGGTTCCGAAGAAGCCATGATTCGACTCGATATGTCTGAATTTATGGAACGGCACACTGTTTCTAAACTGATCGGTTCTCCTCCCGGTTTTGTGGGCTACGACGAAGGCGGTCAACTAACAGAAGCAGTTCGCCGCAAACCTTACACAGTAGTCTTATTCGACGAAATCGAAAAAGCTCACCCCGATGTCTTCAATATCCTCTTACAAATATTAGAAGATGGGCGCTTAACGGATGCCAAAGGTCGCACCGTAGACTTCAAGAATACCCTGCTGATTATGACCTCAAACATCGGTTCTAAAGTCATAGAAAAAGGCGGCGGCGGTATCGGTTTCGAGTTCGCAGAAAACCAAGCAGATGCTCAATACACCCGCATTCGCTCCCTAGTAAATGAAGAACTCAAGCAACACTTCCGCCCCGAATTTCTCAACCGGCTCGATGAAATTATCGTCTTCCGTCAGTTGAATAAGGAAGAAGTCAAGCAAATTGCAGACATCATGCTGCGCCAACTTTTCAGCCGCTTAACCGAACAAGGTATGACCTTGCAAGTGACAGAAAGGTTCAAGGATCATCTAGTAAAAGAAGGCTACAATCCCAGTTACGGTGCAAGGCCTCTCCGTCGCGCCATCATGCGATTGTTGGAAGACGTACTTGCTGAGGAAATGCTTTCCGGCCGACTCAAAGAAGGAGACAGCGCGATCGTAGATGTAGATGATAATGGGGAGGTTAAGGTATTACCCACCGATCCATCACCACCTAAATTAGAATTAGCGCTCTCTCACTAA
- a CDS encoding mechanosensitive ion channel family protein produces the protein MFRSRVHAIFLLTGVIGVLVIWGIPARSQFEEPEVNPMAETEVQTEKVELAPEGDPKAAVTAKEPDVPVDELQLLVKPLSLEELLNEAAAWQLLLKGKVEEISNAEVAVKRQNRSINKQQEVAGSLDEAKKALEESDKALKSAVPGSPQYQEAAKKAEEAKEKLKKAQEGLKEATDAKKELKQDDTLNEALKKAEKTGEQEQAQKTLEEANKEREKIDASSPAYNALTQKIDALDKAIKAVEEAEKNQKGFAPDSPEYKQGTQKIEEANTQLKKAREAITGNTSSSSGSTGAAEKSAEKLDEAAATIENTNIKANGETLTASSPGPGNGQGNVEKKGQQLEKTADNLEENAKNEAELKNKLVVNATNLQSARTAIVDRFNVILEELDRKGGDSKYYRKYIDAIAKAEIDVSDTQGLGVRLISWLKSDEGGLRWAGNLGKFVGIVLASAIVFQILGVIVSKLLKLSNTSKLMRQFIVIIIKRGGIFVGVLLALTALEVSLAPVLAVLGGASFIFAFALQSNLGNFASGLMLMVYKPFDVGDEVELAGVFGTVDSISLASTRLKTLTADLVTIPNNTVWEDKIINYSHDRYRRIQITIRSDYNNNISEVRKTLVEVAKSHPSVLENPEPPVTGEIEFEEYYVQINLWVWTKTAEFWKTKSELFSMIQERFEKEKFSIATPP, from the coding sequence ATGTTTCGCAGTCGAGTCCATGCTATTTTTTTACTCACTGGAGTAATTGGTGTCTTGGTAATCTGGGGGATACCAGCGCGATCGCAGTTTGAAGAACCTGAAGTTAACCCCATGGCTGAAACTGAGGTGCAGACTGAGAAGGTTGAGCTTGCACCAGAAGGAGATCCCAAAGCAGCAGTTACGGCTAAAGAGCCAGATGTTCCGGTTGATGAATTACAATTGCTAGTCAAACCGCTTTCCCTGGAAGAACTCCTAAACGAAGCCGCAGCTTGGCAACTGTTGCTCAAAGGCAAAGTTGAAGAAATTAGCAATGCTGAAGTTGCCGTCAAACGTCAGAATCGATCCATCAATAAACAGCAAGAAGTCGCAGGTTCCCTAGACGAGGCGAAGAAAGCACTAGAAGAAAGCGACAAAGCCCTAAAGAGCGCTGTCCCCGGATCGCCACAATACCAAGAAGCCGCGAAAAAGGCAGAAGAAGCTAAAGAAAAACTCAAAAAAGCCCAGGAAGGTCTTAAAGAAGCAACTGATGCTAAAAAAGAACTCAAGCAGGATGATACCCTGAACGAAGCTTTGAAAAAAGCTGAGAAAACAGGTGAACAGGAGCAGGCACAAAAAACTCTCGAAGAAGCGAATAAAGAGCGAGAGAAGATAGATGCTAGCTCGCCTGCATACAACGCTCTCACTCAAAAAATTGACGCTCTAGACAAGGCGATCAAAGCTGTGGAAGAGGCAGAAAAAAACCAAAAAGGTTTTGCTCCTGACTCGCCAGAATACAAGCAAGGCACGCAAAAAATAGAAGAGGCTAACACACAACTCAAAAAAGCGCGGGAAGCGATTACTGGAAATACTAGCAGTAGTAGTGGTAGCACAGGCGCAGCCGAGAAATCTGCGGAGAAACTCGATGAAGCCGCAGCAACCATTGAAAATACTAATATCAAGGCGAACGGTGAAACACTAACGGCCAGTTCCCCTGGGCCTGGTAACGGTCAAGGAAACGTTGAGAAAAAAGGGCAGCAGCTTGAAAAAACGGCAGACAACTTGGAAGAAAATGCTAAAAATGAAGCAGAATTGAAGAACAAACTGGTTGTAAACGCTACTAATCTTCAATCAGCACGAACTGCAATTGTAGACCGATTCAACGTGATTTTAGAAGAATTGGATCGCAAAGGTGGTGACAGCAAGTATTACCGCAAATACATTGACGCGATCGCTAAAGCTGAAATTGATGTCAGTGATACTCAAGGTTTAGGAGTGCGGCTTATCAGTTGGCTCAAATCAGATGAAGGTGGTTTGCGCTGGGCAGGTAATTTAGGTAAATTTGTTGGTATCGTCCTGGCTTCTGCAATCGTGTTTCAAATACTAGGCGTGATAGTTAGCAAGCTGCTTAAATTGTCCAATACCTCCAAATTGATGCGCCAATTTATCGTCATTATCATCAAGCGAGGAGGAATTTTTGTTGGCGTGCTTCTAGCTTTGACAGCACTAGAGGTTAGTCTTGCGCCTGTTTTGGCTGTACTTGGGGGCGCAAGTTTTATCTTTGCCTTCGCCTTGCAAAGCAACCTCGGTAACTTTGCCAGTGGGTTAATGCTAATGGTTTACAAACCCTTTGATGTCGGTGATGAAGTTGAATTAGCTGGGGTGTTTGGTACTGTTGACTCCATCAGTCTAGCGAGTACAAGGCTAAAAACTCTAACTGCCGATCTGGTGACTATCCCTAACAATACAGTTTGGGAAGATAAGATTATCAATTACAGCCACGATCGATATCGCAGGATTCAAATCACAATCCGCAGCGACTACAACAACAACATTTCTGAAGTACGGAAGACTCTGGTAGAAGTTGCGAAATCTCATCCCTCGGTACTAGAAAATCCAGAGCCTCCTGTAACTGGGGAAATTGAATTTGAAGAATACTATGTTCAAATCAATTTATGGGTGTGGACGAAAACCGCTGAATTCTGGAAAACTAAATCTGAGCTATTTTCAATGATTCAGGAAAGGTTTGAGAAAGAAAAATTCTCAATCGCTACGCCTCCATAA
- the ureE gene encoding urease accessory protein UreE has product MLILTEKLPANPDAAVSFTLPLTAIERTRSRHRFEIDSGEELHLRLPRGTVLRDRDLLQSEDDSCLVRVSAKPEPVMTAIASDRLLLMRAAYHLGNRHIPVEIDPHYLRLSPDSVLQGMLEKMGLEVKAEIAPFQPEMGAYGHSH; this is encoded by the coding sequence ATGTTAATTTTGACAGAAAAATTACCTGCAAATCCTGATGCGGCTGTTAGTTTTACTTTACCTCTGACAGCTATTGAGCGCACGCGATCGCGCCATCGGTTTGAAATTGATTCCGGGGAAGAGTTGCACCTGCGTTTGCCTAGAGGGACTGTGCTGCGCGATCGCGATCTCCTACAATCTGAAGATGATAGCTGTTTAGTTAGGGTCAGCGCGAAACCGGAACCTGTGATGACTGCGATCGCATCGGATCGGCTATTATTAATGCGAGCGGCTTATCATTTAGGTAATCGTCACATCCCTGTAGAAATTGATCCTCATTATTTACGGCTATCTCCCGATTCAGTTTTGCAGGGAATGCTAGAAAAAATGGGTTTGGAAGTAAAAGCAGAAATTGCACCATTTCAACCAGAAATGGGAGCTTATGGCCATAGCCATTAA
- the argC gene encoding N-acetyl-gamma-glutamyl-phosphate reductase — MGDLERVPVGIVGASGYGGVQLVRLLADHPQAEVVYLGGESSAGKPFSSLYPHLSNWIDLTVEGIDLDKIASKCQVVFLSLPNGLAYQMAPKLLEKGCKVLDLSADYRFTNLETYKAWYGGDRQDAAIASTAVYGLPELYRDRIKTAQLVGCAGCYVTASLLALAPLLKQGIIIPETAIVDAKSGTSGGGRKAEINLLLAEADNSLAAYAVGRHRHTPEIEQICSDLAGHDIKVQFTPHLIPMVRGILTTVYATLRDPGLVREDLLTIFNAFYRNSPWVKILPSGVYPQTKWACGTNLCYIGVEVDTRTDRVIVMSAIDNLIKGQAGQGVQCMNLMMGWEETLGLPQLGFYP, encoded by the coding sequence ATGGGAGATTTAGAGCGAGTACCAGTAGGAATAGTTGGGGCATCAGGCTACGGCGGTGTGCAACTTGTACGCCTTCTAGCAGATCACCCACAAGCCGAAGTAGTTTATCTAGGCGGCGAAAGTAGTGCAGGTAAACCTTTTTCTAGTTTATATCCGCACTTGAGCAACTGGATTGACTTGACAGTAGAAGGAATAGACTTGGACAAAATAGCATCCAAATGTCAAGTAGTATTTCTCTCACTCCCTAACGGTTTAGCGTACCAGATGGCACCCAAATTGCTAGAAAAGGGGTGCAAAGTTTTGGATCTGTCAGCAGATTATCGGTTTACCAACTTAGAAACATATAAAGCTTGGTACGGAGGCGATCGCCAAGACGCAGCGATCGCCTCAACCGCTGTCTACGGTTTACCCGAACTTTATCGCGATCGCATCAAAACCGCCCAACTCGTAGGCTGCGCCGGCTGCTACGTCACCGCCAGCCTTTTAGCCCTCGCACCCCTACTCAAACAAGGCATCATCATCCCCGAAACCGCGATCGTCGATGCCAAATCAGGCACATCCGGTGGCGGTCGCAAAGCCGAAATCAACCTTCTGCTAGCCGAAGCAGACAACTCCCTAGCCGCCTACGCCGTTGGTCGTCACCGCCACACCCCAGAAATCGAACAAATTTGCAGCGATTTAGCCGGACACGACATTAAAGTGCAATTCACTCCGCACCTGATACCAATGGTGCGAGGAATTCTCACTACCGTCTATGCCACCCTCCGCGATCCTGGATTAGTACGAGAAGACTTACTCACAATTTTTAACGCCTTCTATCGTAATTCTCCTTGGGTAAAAATCCTACCCAGCGGCGTTTATCCTCAAACAAAATGGGCCTGCGGAACCAATCTCTGCTACATCGGCGTAGAAGTAGATACCCGCACCGACAGAGTAATCGTTATGTCAGCAATTGATAACTTAATCAAAGGTCAAGCAGGCCAAGGCGTACAGTGCATGAACTTAATGATGGGATGGGAAGAAACTTTAGGACTGCCGCAGTTAGGTTTTTATCCATAG
- the ureG gene encoding urease accessory protein UreG codes for MNAFRVGIAGPVGSGKTALVDALCKAMRQHYKIAVVTNDIYTQEDAQFLVRSQALESDRILGVETGGCPHTAIREDASINLVAIEQLELKFNDLNLVFVESGGDNLAATFSPELVDLTIYVIDVAAGDKIPRKGGPGITKSDLLVINKTDLAPYVGADLGVMERDTKKMRGDKPFVFTNLKTKEGLEAVEKFIQLNVT; via the coding sequence ATGAATGCTTTTCGTGTAGGAATTGCTGGCCCAGTTGGCTCTGGAAAAACTGCTTTAGTAGACGCTTTATGTAAAGCTATGCGCCAACATTATAAAATTGCCGTTGTTACTAATGATATTTATACCCAGGAAGATGCACAATTTTTAGTGCGAAGTCAGGCATTAGAAAGCGATCGCATTTTAGGCGTAGAAACTGGCGGTTGTCCTCATACAGCTATTCGAGAAGATGCCTCGATTAACTTAGTTGCGATTGAACAATTAGAACTTAAGTTTAATGACTTAAATTTGGTATTTGTAGAAAGTGGCGGCGATAATTTAGCTGCAACTTTTAGCCCTGAATTAGTGGATTTAACGATTTATGTAATCGATGTTGCTGCTGGGGATAAGATTCCGCGCAAGGGTGGCCCGGGAATTACTAAGTCTGATTTATTGGTGATTAATAAAACGGATTTAGCTCCCTATGTAGGCGCAGATTTGGGAGTGATGGAAAGGGATACTAAAAAAATGCGAGGGGATAAACCTTTTGTGTTTACTAATTTAAAGACGAAAGAAGGGTTAGAGGCGGTAGAAAAATTTATCCAGTTGAATGTTACCTAG
- the eno gene encoding phosphopyruvate hydratase, with the protein MLDTAIESIRAREILDSRGRPTIEAEVYLINGAVGLAQVPSGASTGSFEAHELRDGDKKRYSGKGVLKAVQNVEEKIAPALENVDALDQSLVDRTMIDLDGSPNKSNLGANAILAVSLATAKAAADTLALPLYRYLGGPLANLLPVPLMNVINGGSHANNNVDIQEFMIVPVGAPSFKEALRWGAEVFESLSKVLKDRGLLTGVGDEGGFAPNLESNQAALDLLIAAIEKAGYKPGEEVALALDVAASEFYKDGKYTYDGSAHSPAELIDYLESLVGQYPIVSIEDALHEDDWDSWVLLTQKLGAKTQLVGDDLFVTNRTRLQKGIDLKASNSILIKLNQIGSLTETLETIDLATRNSYRSIISHRSGETEDTTIADLAVATRAGQIKTGSLCRSERVAKYNRLLRIEGELGDSAVYAGTIGFGPKVV; encoded by the coding sequence ATGCTAGACACAGCGATCGAATCAATTCGGGCAAGAGAAATTCTCGACTCGCGGGGCCGCCCCACTATCGAAGCCGAAGTGTATTTAATCAACGGTGCAGTCGGACTTGCCCAAGTTCCCAGCGGGGCATCTACAGGTAGCTTTGAAGCTCACGAACTGCGGGACGGGGATAAAAAACGCTACAGCGGCAAAGGCGTTCTCAAGGCCGTTCAGAATGTCGAAGAGAAAATAGCGCCTGCTTTGGAGAATGTGGACGCTCTCGATCAATCTTTGGTAGACCGTACCATGATTGACTTAGATGGCTCGCCCAATAAATCAAACCTGGGCGCTAATGCCATCCTCGCAGTCTCTCTGGCAACAGCAAAAGCAGCGGCGGATACTTTGGCACTCCCTCTCTACCGCTATCTGGGTGGCCCCCTAGCAAATTTGCTGCCTGTCCCCCTGATGAATGTTATCAACGGCGGCTCTCACGCTAATAACAATGTGGACATTCAGGAATTTATGATTGTCCCTGTGGGTGCGCCATCTTTCAAGGAAGCTTTGCGCTGGGGTGCAGAGGTATTTGAATCTCTGAGCAAAGTCTTAAAAGATCGGGGATTGCTGACTGGTGTAGGCGATGAGGGGGGTTTTGCTCCTAATCTGGAATCTAATCAAGCAGCTTTGGATTTGTTAATCGCGGCAATTGAAAAAGCTGGCTATAAACCAGGGGAAGAAGTTGCTTTAGCTTTGGATGTAGCTGCTAGCGAGTTTTACAAAGATGGGAAATACACCTATGACGGTAGTGCTCATTCACCAGCGGAGTTGATTGATTATTTGGAGAGCTTGGTTGGGCAATATCCGATTGTTTCCATTGAAGATGCTTTACACGAGGATGACTGGGATAGTTGGGTATTACTGACGCAAAAGTTGGGGGCAAAAACTCAATTGGTGGGTGATGATTTGTTTGTTACCAATCGCACTCGCTTGCAAAAGGGTATCGATTTGAAAGCTAGTAATTCGATTTTGATTAAGCTTAATCAAATCGGTTCTTTAACTGAGACTCTGGAAACTATTGATTTGGCAACTCGCAATAGTTATCGGTCGATTATTAGCCATCGTTCCGGTGAAACTGAGGATACGACTATTGCTGATTTAGCAGTAGCAACTCGTGCGGGTCAAATTAAGACTGGTTCTCTTTGTCGCAGCGAACGGGTGGCTAAATATAATCGCCTGTTGCGGATCGAGGGAGAGTTGGGTGATAGTGCTGTTTATGCTGGTACTATTGGTTTTGGGCCGAAGGTTGTCTAA